A single window of Microcoleus sp. AS-A8 DNA harbors:
- a CDS encoding GH1 family beta-glucosidase, producing the protein MTSYQFPEGFLWGAATASYQIEGAAQVGGRKSSVWDTFSATPGRVLHGDTGAVACDHYSRYEEDVQLMARLGIKHYRFSIAWPRIIPDGRGAVNEEGVDFYKRLVDCLLAHGITPHATLFHWDSPQALEDLYGSWQSREMAFDYADYVTAVVSRLGDRIQHWMTINEIMCFTHLGYAVDKEPPHAPGTQVNSLKQVWQTSHHALLAHGLGCKAIRAVSPVPCSVALVDNISVTVPINESPRHIEAAKQAFHTCGQNGGIIFPALTGAYSPALIEQLGSHAPDIREGDLETIHQPLDSLGLNIYTGTYVRAADNEVGYEFLDLPQGYPRMHMPWLNILPESIYWGIRHIRETLGREDLPILITESGCASQDELNVKGEVIDTDRIMYLRQHLKAAHRAVSEGYPLKGYFVWSLLDNFEWAWGYDRRFGITYIDYETQQRIPKASFDWYRECIRSDRVV; encoded by the coding sequence ATGACTAGTTACCAATTTCCAGAGGGTTTTTTGTGGGGTGCGGCAACGGCATCCTATCAAATTGAAGGGGCGGCACAGGTTGGGGGGCGCAAATCAAGTGTTTGGGATACCTTCAGCGCTACCCCCGGACGGGTTCTTCATGGTGATACGGGTGCTGTGGCTTGCGATCACTATTCTCGCTATGAAGAGGATGTGCAGTTGATGGCACGGCTGGGTATTAAGCATTATCGCTTTAGTATTGCTTGGCCTCGGATTATTCCCGATGGGCGGGGGGCTGTTAATGAAGAGGGGGTAGATTTCTATAAGCGCCTGGTGGACTGCTTATTGGCTCATGGAATTACCCCCCATGCGACTCTCTTTCACTGGGACTCTCCCCAAGCGTTGGAAGATTTATATGGTTCCTGGCAGAGTCGGGAGATGGCGTTTGACTATGCGGACTATGTGACGGCGGTGGTGAGTCGGTTGGGCGATCGCATCCAGCACTGGATGACCATCAACGAAATCATGTGCTTTACTCACTTGGGTTATGCTGTGGACAAGGAACCCCCTCATGCTCCCGGAACACAGGTTAATTCGCTCAAACAGGTGTGGCAAACGTCTCACCACGCCTTACTGGCTCATGGTTTAGGGTGTAAAGCGATTCGCGCCGTCTCACCGGTGCCTTGTTCGGTGGCGCTGGTTGATAATATTTCTGTAACCGTTCCCATCAACGAGTCACCCCGTCATATTGAAGCGGCAAAACAGGCATTCCATACCTGTGGACAAAATGGCGGCATCATTTTTCCCGCCCTCACTGGCGCTTATAGTCCGGCTTTAATCGAACAGTTGGGAAGCCATGCGCCGGATATCCGCGAGGGGGATTTGGAAACCATTCATCAGCCCTTAGATAGCTTAGGTCTAAATATCTACACGGGCACTTATGTCCGGGCGGCTGACAACGAAGTGGGTTACGAGTTCCTCGACTTACCTCAGGGCTATCCCCGAATGCACATGCCTTGGCTGAATATCCTGCCAGAGTCGATTTATTGGGGCATTCGTCATATTCGCGAGACACTGGGGCGTGAGGATTTACCCATCTTGATTACTGAAAGCGGCTGTGCTTCACAAGATGAGTTAAATGTCAAGGGAGAAGTGATTGATACGGATCGAATTATGTATCTGCGGCAGCACTTAAAGGCAGCGCATCGAGCGGTGAGTGAGGGGTATCCGCTTAAGGGTTACTTTGTTTGGAGTTTGCTGGATAACTTTGAGTGGGCGTGGGGGTACGATCGCCGCTTTGGGATTACTTATATTGATTACGAAACCCAACAACGGATTCCCAAGGCGAGTTTTGATTGGTATCGGGAGTGTATTCGTAGCGATCGGGTGGTTTGA
- a CDS encoding DUF29 domain-containing protein, whose product MVQFDPNLSQSESTVSTLYETDFYAWTQGQAELLRNHHWSKLDLPNLIEEIESLGKQQRAELRNRLSILMGHLLKWEYQPTKRSRSWLNTIRVQRMDTLELLEENPSLQPYLLEGLQKAYRKAVALAAGETDLPDRTFPDDCPYTLEQILEDKFYPGEPSNWVME is encoded by the coding sequence ATGGTTCAGTTCGACCCAAACTTATCTCAGTCGGAATCAACGGTCAGCACGCTCTATGAAACTGACTTCTATGCCTGGACACAGGGACAGGCTGAACTCCTGCGGAATCATCACTGGAGTAAACTTGACCTGCCAAATCTGATTGAGGAAATTGAATCGTTGGGCAAACAGCAACGGGCAGAACTGCGAAATCGCCTCAGCATTTTGATGGGACATCTGCTCAAGTGGGAATACCAACCGACTAAACGCAGCCGCAGTTGGCTGAATACTATTCGCGTTCAGCGCATGGATACCTTGGAGTTATTGGAAGAAAATCCCAGCCTCCAGCCTTATCTTCTAGAAGGACTCCAGAAAGCGTATCGTAAAGCGGTTGCCTTGGCTGCGGGAGAAACCGATCTACCCGATCGCACGTTTCCTGATGATTGCCCCTATACATTGGAGCAGATTTTGGAGGATAAATTCTACCCGGGTGAGCCAAGTAATTGGGTGATGGAGTAA